Within Vigna unguiculata cultivar IT97K-499-35 chromosome 2, ASM411807v1, whole genome shotgun sequence, the genomic segment tcatgaattttttttagactGTATAGAGCAAGTTGGGCTAAGAATTTGGATGGGCCATTCATTCCTGTTTTAGGAAGAAGTCTAGCCCTGTTATCAGCTTACGTCGTGGACCGAGTAGACCGTGATAAGCTCCTCCCATCTCCTCCGCCAGATCTCATCATCGCCGCCGCTGAACTTCTCCTTGGCATTCTGTCTCCGTTTATTATTATCGTAATCTCtctcttattttatcttttgaactaTAGCAGCAGTAACatttgttatgagttttggtgTATTGGTTCGTTTGACCTAAGCGTTTGAGATTACAACGGTTTGTGTGTATCACTGATGTATGTATAAAGTGGATCTTCTGTTGTGCAGGTTGAAGCTTGATTACAACGGTCAACATGTGCCGGCAGAATTCTCTGGAGCACCATTCCGGTGAAGAAGAAATAGCAGCTGACGAGAGCCTTTTGGTTTATTGCAAGCCTGTTGAACTGTACAACATTCTCTACCGTCGTGGTCTTCAAAATGTAAAACAATGAATACATTTCTCATGCTGTATTGAATATGTGCCGTGTTTTTATTTTGCCAATCTTTAATTTGCTCTTCGATGTTTCCTTATTAGAATGGTCCATTGATACCAACGCCGTCTACTACCTTGTGACCGTGTGTGTCtatgttttgttcttttatttctgGTTCGTTAGAAACTGCATTTTTCAGCCTCTGGTtagaagtttttaaaaaatgtcacgAGGAATCCTAAGGAGAAACCGATGTACAATTTGTATGAAACTTCAGCACATAAAGGGTCTTATATTTGTTGTTGGATTAACTTAGGTTCCAACATCTGTTTTCAGAAAAATTGAATTCGAAGTTTGATTGATTGATTCCACTTCTTGTGTTTTCTCTTGCAGCCTTCCTTTCTTAGCAGATGTTTGCGTTATAAAATTACAGCAAGGAAGAAAAGGAGGTAATTATTCCTTCCAAACACTGTATATATGTAGTATTTTATTAAGGGTTTAACATCTTTTCGGCTCCTAAACTTTTCCGAATTTTTAGTTTGGCCCCTATACTTTTCATCTGTTAATAGTTTTAGTTACTACTGTCAAGTGGCTTAACAACTATGATGGCAGTGTAGTGACTTGTTACATGTTCAAAGAGTCTGATGAGATAGTGATGTCTATTTTTTCCCGtagttatgtatttttttttagttctttaCACGTTCAAATTAGTTGACAACGTCAAACTAGAAGGAGCAATTTGGGCGAAGGCCATGTTGACAACGCTGTATGAAATGCTGTAAAGTATCTATTACAACTGAATGTGAGCCATTTGGTACAACCAAGCCTCATCCCCCTCATCCTTCTGAACCTCATTGCTTTTCAAGCTTGAGGCTCTCAGGCTGTATTTTCTCCAGTTTGGATTGACCTTATGAGCCTCACTCGCTGAGTTTGAGGATCTTGGCCAAAACCGGACCTGAACGACCATAAAGCAATCATTATTAACCATACCAAATTACACCCAAATTTAGCTTTTTTGAGCTAACAAATTATGAGGAGGATTCCTCAGTCCTCGGCAATTATGAACTATCTGAAGGACTGAGTACCTTTCCCAAATATGATCGCCAAGGCTTAGgcatatgtgtgtgtgtgtgtgtagtaCCTCCCAAATGAGGAGGGggcagaagaaaaaaattgtgtagaAACTAGTTGATTACATCATCTGCTAACACTATTAATTGAAAACAGGAGACTAACACTCTTACTAGAGAAAAGTATATTgaccaaaaacacaaaaatggtGTAGTAACTAAAACCAAAGTTTGGCAGCCAAAAAGATAAACCTTTTCATTAATACTGGCACCAGTCCTTTATACAAGTCACTTTAAACATAATCACACGAAccaataaaagtaattaatttagttGATTTTGTTGAATTACAAATGAGACAAATTTATCATcattattaatgaattttaaaattattttctcattatttattaataaaaacacatatttgtaatatttaataCGAGGCAAAGAAGGAAAATGAATAATGCTTCATAGAAACTATAAAATGCCTTATAAAAAGAACATCAATTTTATCtgaattattattaagaatCGCAGGAGTATCTAGTTTCATGACTCCATGTACACTAATGTTCATACTATTTTCTTGCTGCAAATGTGTTTTCTTGTGCGGCTGGattataaatattgattgatTAATATAATACATCATTTCACATCTATGTTTTCCTATTTTGTAAAAGGATAATTAAGTGAtaatattcaataaaagaaatataaattttgggGAATCTGAAGTTCTTCTGCAAAATAGAAAAgcaaatataaaaaagagaaaagcgTTTAAATTTGTCTTCATTACTCACCTAAGGAAGCTGCTTACGTCTTGAGGTGATGGTTGCTAACATATTCATCACTGAACAGAGGCTTGAAGAAAGGGATAGAATAAAGTATATGACTATTTTGCGCTGTGTTTCTAAATAAATTACCTAGGCTAGCATTACATCCATGGTTACAATAGAAGATTAAGCAGGTCAATTTACAAAATCCAAAGCTACTTTCTGCATATTGTTCCAAGTCCCAAAGGTAATCCTACCAGTAATTCGTTTTCGACATTCTGACCATTTTGCACCATCTGTAATCACAGTTAGAAAGCttgatttttttgttgaaaatttacaaatagAATGTGTAAGGGTGAGTACTTTCCTGAAGGGTCTGGCTCCTACCACTGGCCCTGCTTTTGTTGCCTTTGGCTTCACTTGCAAATGGTTATTATTCTATTGCTGGCAAAAGTTAGTCTTTTAATTGTATcagattttgttttttcttttctgtataaGCCAACTTCAAAAGAGTAGGGATCTGAACTTCTAAAGGTAGTGGCtgtgttttcaatttttttggcTGGTGGATTGGTTTctagtttaattttatcaatatacAGTTGGATCTTTGTTAAgtttacatttaacaactagTTAGTTGTAGAAATCTTACTGAATAACAATTATTGTAATAAGGAGTTTTTAAAAATCAATCTTTATCTCTTAGTTTTGTTGCATTGGCTGTAACTAACATACTTTATGTGCTTTCTGTTTTATAGGTTGAGAGCAGGAATAGTGATTTTCAATTATAGGGACCGCTACAACATGCTTCGGAAGACAGAAGGTACAACATATTATACAACACTAGGTTCAACGTTGCATCTTACTCTTGCTGTCATATGCTTGCATGGTTTGAGAAGAGCAATCAAACTAGCTGTCAACATGTTATCATTTGTTTATCGTTGAAAGCTTTTGACTGCAGAATTGCATTGCATACATTTACAATTTGGATGAATAAGATTTTTGACAATGCTGCCATATTAAGCtggattttttcatttttgtttatttttgtcacCCTCCtttctttgataatttttttttcttaaaaaagaatTTCAACACCACTGAGGCATTTCCGATCACTTTTTGAATACAGTGACTGAAGACTTTTCTTGCCCGTTTTGCTTGATGCAGTGTGGAAGCTTTAAGGTACGAACTGTGAGTTGTACTTTAATTGTGCTCTTCCCATTTATAATTTAGTTAGGAGAATTATTGTCTCTCTTCTCTGTTTTAAAAGTAGGTGAAAACTCTGAAAACCATCattcttgaaaaatatattgaatttatttgatataatgATTCTCTTCTCTCGAATGTTAAATGTAATATTGTTTTGAGGTGGTAAATATTGGTTAGATATACTTGGGGTCTGTAATCTTTCTTGCATGTCTAAATGTGCTATTTTGTTCTGGAAGATATTTTCCCTGTTTGAGTTGTTATCTTAGACGGCTACGTAATGATGCGTTGTTTTCCACACTCCTTTTGGCTATATATCATGTTCAAAGTTTTACTATGAAATCACATGAACTTTCtgttgatttcttttttattatttttatatattcttagCTAATGTAATTTCCCATTTTCTTAGTTATTGGTCAGTATTTTGTAAAAGTATTCTCCTTGGCAATTTTATCAATCTCAGTTTATCTGTGCAGGGTTTGCGACTTCATCTATGTTCATCACATGATCTATTCAACTTTGAGTTCTGGGTTAGCGGTTGTATCTAAAAGTTATCTTTAACACACCGATCCTTCTTAATTGCTATgagtttattctttttataattttgtaggtcACTGAAGATTACCAAGCAGTGAACGTCTCAGTGAAAATGGATATATTGAGATCAGAGGTCAGAACCttgtttaaatttgatttgTAGTAAAgggtttattttttctttgtgatTGTCAGTTGTTCACTAAATATTTTGCTCTTTTAGTCATCAAAAGCGTCATGTCTGTCTTGTTAACTTTTTTCCCTTTGCAAATGGTGCCAGTTGCTCGGTCACCAAGTAGGCTAGCAATAATCTGATTGTTGGGTCATGTTAAACAGAACAGTTTGCTTGGGtgtcattattttaattagaatgagatgatttttttaatatttgattgaattcccttaatttgaaatgtattatTTAGTTTCTTAACATATATGTATCTGCATGCAGAATGTTGCTGATGGAATAATTCCACAATTGCAAACCTTCTTTTTCTGGTTGGTTGTGGATATTTATTAACCAATTAATATAATTTCAGCAAGATTacgaaatttaaattattcaatgacAAAAAATGTACAGTTCAAGGCCTCGAAAGCGTAGAAGAAAGGACTctgttcaaaatgaaaagcGCAGCAATGTAAAATTCATGGAGTTGGATTCACCTGAAGACATACCGAATGGATTTATGCAAAAGGATGATGGTAGGAATTGTACTTTGATACCTGCTGTGTCTATAAttagaaacaatattttttatgtacatgctaggtttttttttttgtgtgtacaGAACTCAAAAACCACTAAGATGCCTTGAGATTTTTCCTTAAAACATGCTAGAAGAGTAAACTTCTTTTTTGttctgaaaaattataaaacgaAAAGAAAATAGGAGGATGCAATAAATATTGGAGCTAAACTGTAAAACAGAGAGGTATCATGCACTGTTTGTGGAATATTGTAAAACGAAAAGAAAAATGGAGGATGCTATATAAATATTGGGGCTAAAGTGTAAAACAGAGAGAGGTATCGTGCACTGTTGTTGGAATTTTACCAATGAAAAATAAACGTGTAAGAGAAAAAATGCCGCTTACTGTTTTGAACGAAAGGTTTTAGGGGAGGTAAAGAGTATTTCACTCTTGCTGTTGGGATGAATCTTCATTCTCGTGTTTGTTTCCGCTCTTTTGCTATGTTCTCATTTGTCCAACACATACCACAAACAATCTTGGAAGGGATGACTAAGTTGTCTTATAACATTCAATTTTGAAGCACAAAGTGCTTCAATCCATGAAATACTCCTTGAATCCCCCTTCCAAAATAAAAGATTGCAGTTTGATGGATTACTTTTACTGCAGTATATGTGAAATATTTGTTACTTACAAGTAATGTCTATACAATTCTGTGGGATGAACTGAAATTCTAAAGTTGTAGATATCCTATGCTGCAAAGGGGAAAATGTGTCTAGAACATCTCGTAATGAGAAGATACTGCTTAGTGGAAGAAATGATGGAGGGAAATTGGGTCCTGATCATCTTGGCACCATGGACGATCTGGAGCATGTTGAATCCAGTTTCAACATTTCTGGTGTTTCGATTGCAATGCCTCATTCTTCTGGAGACCCTGAATGTAGTAAACCAATTTGTAAAAGTGATCCTGCTCTGCCTGTTAAATCAAAGAAACTAAGCATGGATCGCTCAGACTCAAGAAAGTATGTAAATAAAGCctttctcattttttgttttattttttttaattttacgaATACAAGATTCTGTTGTAAATGAAGGCTTcagtaatttttatttcattcttaTTGTTTCCTAGTTATTTCTATTGTTCTTTTTAGATGTTGTTGCTATTAATAAACAGTTTATTATGTGAAGTCTGGTATCATAAGTATAGTTTCTGGTAAGAgtggtatttttttaaatctttagtTGTAGTTTTTGAAACTCTAAGagcaatttaatttattgatttaaaacAATGCAAAGTCACATTCGTGGAAGTTTAAGTTGTATAATATCTGCATTGTATTTCTGTTACCCATGATTCAAATTTGTTAGCGTATGCAGACACATCATTACTAATACCATTGGCATCTGTTATaaggttttattatttttaaatatttttttttttaactttgcatGGCTTTgatatttgattaatttgagAGGAGTGTGATACTCGTGACCTTTTTTCCCTATATTTGTCATGAATGTCCTGATTTGGGCATTTAAATTCTgctttttaattcaaaattgttTATCCAGCCGAATGCTTCTGCAGAAAAGACTGTTCTTTCACTCGCATAGGGTCCAGGTGATTAGTTATCTTTGATctctcaaatttattatttgcatGTGTTGCATAATCTGTTTGATGCATGGAATTTTTATGTATAACTTAATTGCTAGAAGTGAATCACAGGcttatgtgattttttaattgtagaaaccttttgtttttatttaaacagCTTTCTCTTTCATGCATAACTTTACTACTAGTCTgctaatctttattttatttattcttgcTG encodes:
- the LOC114173800 gene encoding polycomb group protein EMBRYONIC FLOWER 2-like isoform X2; translation: MCRQNSLEHHSGEEEIAADESLLVYCKPVELYNILYRRGLQNPSFLSRCLRYKITARKKRRLRAGIVIFNYRDRYNMLRKTEVTEDFSCPFCLMQCGSFKGLRLHLCSSHDLFNFEFWVTEDYQAVNVSVKMDILRSENVADGIIPQLQTFFFCSRPRKRRRKDSVQNEKRSNVKFMELDSPEDIPNGFMQKDDDILCCKGENVSRTSRNEKILLSGRNDGGKLGPDHLGTMDDLEHVESSFNISGVSIAMPHSSGDPECSKPICKSDPALPVKSKKLSMDRSDSRNRMLLQKRLFFHSHRVQPMAPEQVLSDRDSEDEVDDDIADLEDRRMLDDFVDVSKDEKQVMHLWNSFMRKQRVLADGHVPWACEAFSKLHGKNLVTSPTLFWCWRLLMVKLWNHGLLDAGTMNNCNRILDSYRNEGLGTSK
- the LOC114173800 gene encoding polycomb group protein EMBRYONIC FLOWER 2-like isoform X1; translated protein: MCRQNSLEHHSGEEEIAADESLLVYCKPVELYNILYRRGLQNPSFLSRCLRYKITARKKRRLRAGIVIFNYRDRYNMLRKTEVTEDFSCPFCLMQCGSFKGLRLHLCSSHDLFNFEFWVTEDYQAVNVSVKMDILRSENVADGIIPQLQTFFFCSRPRKRRRKDSVQNEKRSNVKFMELDSPEDIPNGFMQKDDDILCCKGENVSRTSRNEKILLSGRNDGGKLGPDHLGTMDDLEHVESSFNISGVSIAMPHSSGDPECSKPICKSDPALPVKSKKLSMDRSDSRNRMLLQKRLFFHSHRVQPMAPEQVLSDRDSEDEVDDDIADLEDRRMLDDFVDVSKDEKQVMHLWNSFMRKQRVLADGHVPWACEAFSKLHGKNLVTSPTLFCRCWRLLMVKLWNHGLLDAGTMNNCNRILDSYRNEGLGTSK